In the Gossypium arboreum isolate Shixiya-1 chromosome 10, ASM2569848v2, whole genome shotgun sequence genome, one interval contains:
- the LOC108488407 gene encoding uncharacterized protein At1g15400, with protein MAGLQRSAVSFRRQGSSGIVWDDRFLSELTQANQEQQGDTKQEEQAQVAQDNNNPEKLDAIKDVKPTRNLPPINTIERSRSNGERRGYRTGKVSPAIEPPSPKVSACGFCSAFGKQPKNHRKKPGKRRSR; from the coding sequence ATGGCTGGTTTGCAAAGATCTGCAGTGTCGTTTAGGAGGCAAGGATCTTCAGGGATTGTTTGGGATGACAGGTTTTTGTCCGAGTTAACCCAAGCAAATCAAGAACAACAAGGAGACACCAAGCAAGAAGAACAAGCCCAGGTTGCGCAAGACAACAATAACCCTGAAAAACTCGATGCTATTAAGGATGTTAAGCCCACAAGAAACCTCCCACCCATCAACACCATCGAAAGGAGCCGATCTAATGGTGAAAGGCGAGGTTACCGTACCGGTAAGGTATCCCCTGCTATTGAGCCGCCATCTCCCAAGGTTTCAGCTTGTGGTTTTTGCAGTGCTTTTGGGAAACAACCCAAGAATCATAGGAAAAAGCCTGGTAAGCGTAGATCAAGATAG